ATTTTACTGATTTATTTAGTTTTGGAATAATCGGCCCACGACATCTTCAGGTACGACCCGTCGCCATAAAAATTTAGCAGAGGCAGCAGCTCTTCAGGGGTTTTGTACCCTTTCATTTTGTATGTCCAGTCACTGTTTTTGTCAAGAATCACGTAAGAGGGGTAGAGCAGTTCATTTTTGAGCAGCGCCAGGGCCAGCTTGTGGGTCGATTTTGCCCTTTCGGGATTGGCATTTACAAATTCCTGATCTTTAAAGTAAACAGGTTCTTTTTGTTCGGCATTGAACTTAACGGCATAGTATTTTTTGTTGATGTAGGCCACAACCCCGGGATTGGTAAAGGTTTCAGCATCCATTTTTTTACACCAGCCACACCAGTCGGTATACAGGTCGATAAAAATCATTTTGGGTTTTCTCTCATTCAGGGTAATGGCTTCCTCAAAGCTCATCCATTTGATACCATCAGAAGTTTTGTCTTCGGTTGTTTTTTTCTGAGCAAGAGCTGCCTGCGATATAAAAAGAACAGCGATAAGCAGCAGCCACAATTTTGTTGATGTAAATTTCATAAAAAGGCGCGTGTTATTTCAGTGCCCAAAGATAGTCATTTGTTTTTTGCAGGCGACACAAGGCCGAAGATGCCGCTGTAATTTTGCTGCGCACATGGGTGGCGAAAAGGGCAGGGCAGGACCGGATATAACAGGCTTATATTTCCCGGAGCAAACCCAATTCCTGTTGTTGTGGTTCGTATTAAATGCGAACCAGAGGTTAAAATACAAATAACAGAATGGCAATGAAATTGATTTAAAAGAAAGGTGGCAACACTGTCAGAAAGTCTTTATAAAGGCAGCGTTATTGGTTAGTTGCATTTGTGAAACTCAGACATGAAAGTGGAAATAGGTTTTATCCGGAATAAAAATCAAGCGGTTCGAAAATTTATTTTTTTTAGTAGTTGATGGCCTGAATATAATTTTTATAAATTTACTTTTATTTTATTCGTCGTGAACGCCTGG
The nucleotide sequence above comes from Lentimicrobiaceae bacterium. Encoded proteins:
- a CDS encoding DUF255 domain-containing protein; its protein translation is MKFTSTKLWLLLIAVLFISQAALAQKKTTEDKTSDGIKWMSFEEAITLNERKPKMIFIDLYTDWCGWCKKMDAETFTNPGVVAYINKKYYAVKFNAEQKEPVYFKDQEFVNANPERAKSTHKLALALLKNELLYPSYVILDKNSDWTYKMKGYKTPEELLPLLNFYGDGSYLKMSWADYSKTK